In Rattus norvegicus strain BN/NHsdMcwi chromosome 1, GRCr8, whole genome shotgun sequence, a genomic segment contains:
- the Vom2r2 gene encoding vomeronasal 2 receptor 2 isoform X1: MKKLCAFTIAFFPLKFCLILCSLTEPNCFWRIKKIEVYDGDLQNDCGFVLFTLESPIEENFYNHIINFRIPARKYEFFLVMFFATDEINKNPYLLSNMSLIFSFIFGMCEDTMGVLDKAYLHQNNYFDLLNYNCGRKKRCDVKLTGPSWKTSLKLSVNSRAPKIFFGPFNPNLSDHDQFPYIYQIATKDTYLLHGMVSLMFHFEWTWIGLIITDDDQGIQFHSDLREEMQRHAICLAFVIMIPESIKLYNTKFKIYDQQLMTSSAKVTIIYGKMISTLELNFARWTYLVARRIWITTSKLDVITYDKDFSLDFFHGTVIFAHHHNDIATFRNFMQIINTSKYPVDISQSMGQWNHFNCSISKNKKKMDFFMLKNPMEWLTQHTFDMVLSEEGYNLYNAVYAVAHTYHELIFQQVESQEMAKPKGLFTDCQQVASLLKTRVFTNPVGELVNMNHKENQCAKYDIFIIWNFPNGLGLKVKIGSYFPCLQQSQHLHISEDWEWVTGETLVPSSVCSETCTAGFRKSHQKQTANCCFDCVQCQENEIANDTDMEQCVRCPDDSYANLEQTQCLQRAVTFLAYEDPLGMALGCMALSFSAITVLVLVTFVKYRDTPIVKANNRILSYILLISLVFCFLCSLLFIGHPNQATCILQQATFAIFFTVAISTVLAKTITVVTAFKLTTPGRRIRKMMIKGATHLLIPICTLIQLVLCAIWLVTSPPFIDRDIQSEHGKVIIICNKGSVIAFHFVLGYLGSLALGSFTVAFLARNLPDRFNEAKFLTFSMLVFYSVWITFLPVYHSTRGKVMVIVEVFSILASSAGLLGCIFVQKCYVLLVRPDLNVLQK, encoded by the exons ATGAAGAAGCTGTGTGCTTTCACTATTGCCTTTTTTCCTCTGAAGTTTTGTCTCATCTTGTGCAGTTTGACTGAACCCAATTGCTTTTGGAGGATAAAAAAGATCGAAGTTTATGATGGAGATTTGCAAAATGACTGTGGTTTTGTCCTTTTTACACTTGAGAGCCctattgaagaaaatttttataaTCACATTATTAATTTTAG GATACCAGcaagaaaatatgaattttttcTGGTAATGTTTTTTGCTACTGATGAGATCAACAAGAATCCTTATCTTTTATCCAACATGTCTTtgatattttccttcatttttggtaTGTGTGAAGATACAATGGGAGTTCTGGATAAAGCATATTTACATCAAAACAACTATTTCGATCTACTTAATTATAACTGTGGAAGAAAGAAACGTTGTGATGTAAAACTTACAGGACCATCATGGAAAACTTCCTTAAAACTTTCAGTTAATTCAAGGGCACCAAAG attttctttggaccatttaatCCTAACCTGAGTGACCATGACCAGTTTCCCTATATCTATCAGATAGCAACCAAGGACACATATTTGCTCCATGGCATGGTCTCCTTGATGTTTCATTTTGAATGGACTTGGATAGGACTGATCATCACAGATGATGACCAAGGTATTCAGTTTCACTCagacttgagagaagaaatgcaaaggcatgcgatctgtttagcttttgtgatTATGATCCCAGAAAGCATTAAGTTATACAACACAAAGTTTAAGATATATGACCAACAACTTATGACATCTTCTGCAAAGGTTACTATCATTTATGGCAAAATGATCTCCACTCTAGAACTCAACTTTGCAAGATGGACATATTTAGTTGCACGGAGAATCTGGATCACAACCTCAAAATTGGATGTCATCACATATGATAAAGATTTCAGCCTTGATTTCTTCCACGGGACTGTCATTTTTGCCCACCACCACAATGACATCGCTACATTTAGAAATTTTATGCAAATAATAAACACATCCAAGTATCCAGTAGATATTTCTCAGTCTATGGGGCAGTGGAATCATTTTAACTGTTCAATctcaaagaacaagaagaaaatggatttttttatgtTGAAAAACCCAATGGAATGGTTAACACAGCACACATTTGACATGGTCCTGAGTGAAGAAGGTTACAATTTGTAtaatgctgtgtatgctgtggcccacACCTATCACGAACTCATTTTTCAACAAGTAGAGTCTCAGGAAATGGCCAAACCCAAAGGACTATTCACTGACTGTCAGCAG GTGGCTTCTTTGCTTAAAACTAGGGTATTTACTAACCCTGTTGGAGAGCTGGTGAACATGAATCATAAGGAAAATCAGTGTGCCAAGtatgacattttcatcatttggaattttccaaatggccttggattaaaagtgaaaataggaaGCTATTTTCCTTGTTTGCAACAGAGTCAACATCTTCATATATCTGAAGACTGGGAGTGGGTTACAGGAGAAACATTG GTTCCCTCCTCAGTGTGTAGTGAGACATGTACTGCAGGATTCAGAAAAAGTCATCAGAAACAAACAGCCAactgctgctttgattgtgtccaGTGCCAAGAAAATGAGATTGCCAATGATACAG ATATGGAGCAGTGTGTGCGGTGTCCAGATGATTCATATGCCAACTTAGAACAAACCCAGTGCCTCCAAAGAGCGGTGACGTTTCTCGCTTATGAAGATCCATTGGGGATGGCTCTAGGCTGCATGGCCCTGTCCTTTTCAGCCATCACAGTTCTAGTACTAGTcacttttgtgaagtacaggGATACACCCATTGTGAAAGCCAATAACCGTATTCTCAGCTACATCCTGCTCATATCTCtagtcttctgttttctctgctcattGCTCTTCATTGGACATCCCAACCAGGCCACCTGCATCCTGCAGCAGGCCACGTTTGCAATATTTTTCACTGTGGCTATTTCTACTGTGTTGGCCAAAACAATAACTGTGGTCACAGCTTTCAAGCTCACTACTCCAGGGAGAAGGATAAGAAAGATGATGATAAAAGGGGCAACTCACTTGCTCATTCCCATTTGTACCCTAATCCAACTTGTTCTCTGTGCAATCTGGTTGGTGACATCTCCTCCATTTATTGACAGAGATATACAATCTGAACATGGGAAGGTAATCATCATTTGCAACAAAGGCTCAGTCATTGCCTTCCACTTTGTCTTGGGATATTTGGGCTCCTTGGCTCTGGGGagcttcactgtggctttcttggctAGGAACCTTCCTGACAGATTCAATGAGGCCAAGTTCCTAACATTCAGCATGTTGGTGTTCTACAGTGTTtggatcaccttcctccctgtctaccacagcacCAGGGGGAAGGTTATGGTTATTGTGGAGGTTTTCTCCATCTTGGCTTCTAGTGCAGGGTTGCTAGGGTGCATATTTGTCCAAAAGTGTTATGTTCTTTTAGTTCGACCAGATTTAAatgttcttcagaaataa
- the Vom2r2 gene encoding vomeronasal 2 receptor 2 isoform X3: MKKLCAFTIAFFPLKFCLILCSLTEPNCFWRIKKIEVYDGDLQNDCGFVLFTLESPIEENFYNHIINFRIPARKYEFFLVMFFATDEINKNPYLLSNMSLIFSFIFGMCEDTMGVLDKAYLHQNNYFDLLNYNCGRKKRCDVKLTGPSWKTSLKLSVNSRAPKIFFGPFNPNLSDHDQFPYIYQIATKDTYLLHGMVSLMFHFEWTWIGLIITDDDQGIQFHSDLREEMQRHAICLAFVIMIPESIKLYNTKFKIYDQQLMTSSAKVTIIYGKMISTLELNFARWTYLVARRIWITTSKLDVITYDKDFSLDFFHGTVIFAHHHNDIATFRNFMQIINTSKYPVDISQSMGQWNHFNCSISKNKKKMDFFMLKNPMEWLTQHTFDMVLSEEGYNLYNAVYAVAHTYHELIFQQVESQEMAKPKGLFTDCQQVASLLKTRVFTNPVGELVNMNHKENQCAKYDIFIIWNFPNGLGLKVKIGSYFPCLQQSQHLHISEDWEWVTGETLVPSSVCSETCTAGFRKSHQKQTANCCFDCVQCQENEIANDTADMEQCVRCPDDSYANLEQTQCLQRAVTFLAYEDPLGMALGCMALSFSAITVLVLVTFVKYRDTPIVKANNRILSYILLISLVFCFLCSLLFIGHPNQATCILQQATFAIFFTVAISTVLAKTITVVTAFKLTTPGRRIRKMMIKGATHLLIPICTLIQLVLCAIWLVTSPPFIDRDIQSEHGKVIIICNKGSVIAFHFVLGYLGSLALGSFTVAFLARNLPDRFNEAKFLTFSMLVFYSVWITFLPVYHSTRGKVMVIVEVFSILASSAGLLGCIFVQKCYVLLVRPDLNVLQK; this comes from the exons ATGAAGAAGCTGTGTGCTTTCACTATTGCCTTTTTTCCTCTGAAGTTTTGTCTCATCTTGTGCAGTTTGACTGAACCCAATTGCTTTTGGAGGATAAAAAAGATCGAAGTTTATGATGGAGATTTGCAAAATGACTGTGGTTTTGTCCTTTTTACACTTGAGAGCCctattgaagaaaatttttataaTCACATTATTAATTTTAG GATACCAGcaagaaaatatgaattttttcTGGTAATGTTTTTTGCTACTGATGAGATCAACAAGAATCCTTATCTTTTATCCAACATGTCTTtgatattttccttcatttttggtaTGTGTGAAGATACAATGGGAGTTCTGGATAAAGCATATTTACATCAAAACAACTATTTCGATCTACTTAATTATAACTGTGGAAGAAAGAAACGTTGTGATGTAAAACTTACAGGACCATCATGGAAAACTTCCTTAAAACTTTCAGTTAATTCAAGGGCACCAAAG attttctttggaccatttaatCCTAACCTGAGTGACCATGACCAGTTTCCCTATATCTATCAGATAGCAACCAAGGACACATATTTGCTCCATGGCATGGTCTCCTTGATGTTTCATTTTGAATGGACTTGGATAGGACTGATCATCACAGATGATGACCAAGGTATTCAGTTTCACTCagacttgagagaagaaatgcaaaggcatgcgatctgtttagcttttgtgatTATGATCCCAGAAAGCATTAAGTTATACAACACAAAGTTTAAGATATATGACCAACAACTTATGACATCTTCTGCAAAGGTTACTATCATTTATGGCAAAATGATCTCCACTCTAGAACTCAACTTTGCAAGATGGACATATTTAGTTGCACGGAGAATCTGGATCACAACCTCAAAATTGGATGTCATCACATATGATAAAGATTTCAGCCTTGATTTCTTCCACGGGACTGTCATTTTTGCCCACCACCACAATGACATCGCTACATTTAGAAATTTTATGCAAATAATAAACACATCCAAGTATCCAGTAGATATTTCTCAGTCTATGGGGCAGTGGAATCATTTTAACTGTTCAATctcaaagaacaagaagaaaatggatttttttatgtTGAAAAACCCAATGGAATGGTTAACACAGCACACATTTGACATGGTCCTGAGTGAAGAAGGTTACAATTTGTAtaatgctgtgtatgctgtggcccacACCTATCACGAACTCATTTTTCAACAAGTAGAGTCTCAGGAAATGGCCAAACCCAAAGGACTATTCACTGACTGTCAGCAG GTGGCTTCTTTGCTTAAAACTAGGGTATTTACTAACCCTGTTGGAGAGCTGGTGAACATGAATCATAAGGAAAATCAGTGTGCCAAGtatgacattttcatcatttggaattttccaaatggccttggattaaaagtgaaaataggaaGCTATTTTCCTTGTTTGCAACAGAGTCAACATCTTCATATATCTGAAGACTGGGAGTGGGTTACAGGAGAAACATTG GTTCCCTCCTCAGTGTGTAGTGAGACATGTACTGCAGGATTCAGAAAAAGTCATCAGAAACAAACAGCCAactgctgctttgattgtgtccaGTGCCAAGAAAATGAGATTGCCAATGATACAG CAGATATGGAGCAGTGTGTGCGGTGTCCAGATGATTCATATGCCAACTTAGAACAAACCCAGTGCCTCCAAAGAGCGGTGACGTTTCTCGCTTATGAAGATCCATTGGGGATGGCTCTAGGCTGCATGGCCCTGTCCTTTTCAGCCATCACAGTTCTAGTACTAGTcacttttgtgaagtacaggGATACACCCATTGTGAAAGCCAATAACCGTATTCTCAGCTACATCCTGCTCATATCTCtagtcttctgttttctctgctcattGCTCTTCATTGGACATCCCAACCAGGCCACCTGCATCCTGCAGCAGGCCACGTTTGCAATATTTTTCACTGTGGCTATTTCTACTGTGTTGGCCAAAACAATAACTGTGGTCACAGCTTTCAAGCTCACTACTCCAGGGAGAAGGATAAGAAAGATGATGATAAAAGGGGCAACTCACTTGCTCATTCCCATTTGTACCCTAATCCAACTTGTTCTCTGTGCAATCTGGTTGGTGACATCTCCTCCATTTATTGACAGAGATATACAATCTGAACATGGGAAGGTAATCATCATTTGCAACAAAGGCTCAGTCATTGCCTTCCACTTTGTCTTGGGATATTTGGGCTCCTTGGCTCTGGGGagcttcactgtggctttcttggctAGGAACCTTCCTGACAGATTCAATGAGGCCAAGTTCCTAACATTCAGCATGTTGGTGTTCTACAGTGTTtggatcaccttcctccctgtctaccacagcacCAGGGGGAAGGTTATGGTTATTGTGGAGGTTTTCTCCATCTTGGCTTCTAGTGCAGGGTTGCTAGGGTGCATATTTGTCCAAAAGTGTTATGTTCTTTTAGTTCGACCAGATTTAAatgttcttcagaaataa
- the Vom2r2 gene encoding vomeronasal 2 receptor 2 isoform X4: protein MKKLCAFTIAFFPLKFCLILCSLTEPNCFWRIKKIEVYDGDLQNDCGFVLFTLESPIEENFYNHIINFIDFRIPARKYEFFLVMFFATDEINKNPYLLSNMSLIFSFIFGMCEDTMGVLDKAYLHQNNYFDLLNYNCGRKKRCDVKLTGPSWKTSLKLSVNSRAPKIFFGPFNPNLSDHDQFPYIYQIATKDTYLLHGMVSLMFHFEWTWIGLIITDDDQGIQFHSDLREEMQRHAICLAFVIMIPESIKLYNTKFKIYDQQLMTSSAKVTIIYGKMISTLELNFARWTYLVARRIWITTSKLDVITYDKDFSLDFFHGTVIFAHHHNDIATFRNFMQIINTSKYPVDISQSMGQWNHFNCSISKNKKKMDFFMLKNPMEWLTQHTFDMVLSEEGYNLYNAVYAVAHTYHELIFQQVESQEMAKPKGLFTDCQQVASLLKTRVFTNPVGELVNMNHKENQCAKYDIFIIWNFPNGLGLKVKIGSYFPCLQQSQHLHISEDWEWVTGETLVPSSVCSETCTAGFRKSHQKQTANCCFDCVQCQENEIANDTADMEQCVRCPDDSYANLEQTQCLQRAVTFLAYEDPLGMALGCMALSFSAITVLVLVTFVKYRDTPIVKANNRILSYILLISLVFCFLCSLLFIGHPNQATCILQQATFAIFFTVAISTVLAKTITVVTAFKLTTPGRRIRKMMIKGATHLLIPICTLIQLVLCAIWLVTSPPFIDRDIQSEHGKVIIICNKGSVIAFHFVLGYLGSLALGSFTVAFLARNLPDRFNEAKFLTFSMLVFYSVWITFLPVYHSTRGKVMVIVEVFSILASSAGLLGCIFVQKCYVLLVRPDLNVLQK, encoded by the exons ATGAAGAAGCTGTGTGCTTTCACTATTGCCTTTTTTCCTCTGAAGTTTTGTCTCATCTTGTGCAGTTTGACTGAACCCAATTGCTTTTGGAGGATAAAAAAGATCGAAGTTTATGATGGAGATTTGCAAAATGACTGTGGTTTTGTCCTTTTTACACTTGAGAGCCctattgaagaaaatttttataaTCACATTATTAATTTTA TTGATTTTAGGATACCAGcaagaaaatatgaattttttcTGGTAATGTTTTTTGCTACTGATGAGATCAACAAGAATCCTTATCTTTTATCCAACATGTCTTtgatattttccttcatttttggtaTGTGTGAAGATACAATGGGAGTTCTGGATAAAGCATATTTACATCAAAACAACTATTTCGATCTACTTAATTATAACTGTGGAAGAAAGAAACGTTGTGATGTAAAACTTACAGGACCATCATGGAAAACTTCCTTAAAACTTTCAGTTAATTCAAGGGCACCAAAG attttctttggaccatttaatCCTAACCTGAGTGACCATGACCAGTTTCCCTATATCTATCAGATAGCAACCAAGGACACATATTTGCTCCATGGCATGGTCTCCTTGATGTTTCATTTTGAATGGACTTGGATAGGACTGATCATCACAGATGATGACCAAGGTATTCAGTTTCACTCagacttgagagaagaaatgcaaaggcatgcgatctgtttagcttttgtgatTATGATCCCAGAAAGCATTAAGTTATACAACACAAAGTTTAAGATATATGACCAACAACTTATGACATCTTCTGCAAAGGTTACTATCATTTATGGCAAAATGATCTCCACTCTAGAACTCAACTTTGCAAGATGGACATATTTAGTTGCACGGAGAATCTGGATCACAACCTCAAAATTGGATGTCATCACATATGATAAAGATTTCAGCCTTGATTTCTTCCACGGGACTGTCATTTTTGCCCACCACCACAATGACATCGCTACATTTAGAAATTTTATGCAAATAATAAACACATCCAAGTATCCAGTAGATATTTCTCAGTCTATGGGGCAGTGGAATCATTTTAACTGTTCAATctcaaagaacaagaagaaaatggatttttttatgtTGAAAAACCCAATGGAATGGTTAACACAGCACACATTTGACATGGTCCTGAGTGAAGAAGGTTACAATTTGTAtaatgctgtgtatgctgtggcccacACCTATCACGAACTCATTTTTCAACAAGTAGAGTCTCAGGAAATGGCCAAACCCAAAGGACTATTCACTGACTGTCAGCAG GTGGCTTCTTTGCTTAAAACTAGGGTATTTACTAACCCTGTTGGAGAGCTGGTGAACATGAATCATAAGGAAAATCAGTGTGCCAAGtatgacattttcatcatttggaattttccaaatggccttggattaaaagtgaaaataggaaGCTATTTTCCTTGTTTGCAACAGAGTCAACATCTTCATATATCTGAAGACTGGGAGTGGGTTACAGGAGAAACATTG GTTCCCTCCTCAGTGTGTAGTGAGACATGTACTGCAGGATTCAGAAAAAGTCATCAGAAACAAACAGCCAactgctgctttgattgtgtccaGTGCCAAGAAAATGAGATTGCCAATGATACAG CAGATATGGAGCAGTGTGTGCGGTGTCCAGATGATTCATATGCCAACTTAGAACAAACCCAGTGCCTCCAAAGAGCGGTGACGTTTCTCGCTTATGAAGATCCATTGGGGATGGCTCTAGGCTGCATGGCCCTGTCCTTTTCAGCCATCACAGTTCTAGTACTAGTcacttttgtgaagtacaggGATACACCCATTGTGAAAGCCAATAACCGTATTCTCAGCTACATCCTGCTCATATCTCtagtcttctgttttctctgctcattGCTCTTCATTGGACATCCCAACCAGGCCACCTGCATCCTGCAGCAGGCCACGTTTGCAATATTTTTCACTGTGGCTATTTCTACTGTGTTGGCCAAAACAATAACTGTGGTCACAGCTTTCAAGCTCACTACTCCAGGGAGAAGGATAAGAAAGATGATGATAAAAGGGGCAACTCACTTGCTCATTCCCATTTGTACCCTAATCCAACTTGTTCTCTGTGCAATCTGGTTGGTGACATCTCCTCCATTTATTGACAGAGATATACAATCTGAACATGGGAAGGTAATCATCATTTGCAACAAAGGCTCAGTCATTGCCTTCCACTTTGTCTTGGGATATTTGGGCTCCTTGGCTCTGGGGagcttcactgtggctttcttggctAGGAACCTTCCTGACAGATTCAATGAGGCCAAGTTCCTAACATTCAGCATGTTGGTGTTCTACAGTGTTtggatcaccttcctccctgtctaccacagcacCAGGGGGAAGGTTATGGTTATTGTGGAGGTTTTCTCCATCTTGGCTTCTAGTGCAGGGTTGCTAGGGTGCATATTTGTCCAAAAGTGTTATGTTCTTTTAGTTCGACCAGATTTAAatgttcttcagaaataa
- the Vom2r2 gene encoding vomeronasal 2 receptor 2 (The RefSeq protein has 7 substitutions compared to this genomic sequence) encodes MVSLMFHFEWTWIGLIITDDDQGIQFHSDLREEMQRHAICLAFVIMIPESIKLYNTKFKIYDQQLMTSSAKVTIIYGKMISTLELNFARWTYLVARRIWITTSKLDVITYDKDFSLDFFHGTVIFAHHHNDIATFRNFMQIINTSKYPVDISQSMGQWNHFNCSISKNKKKMDFFMLKNPMEWLTQHTFDMVLSEEGYNLYNAVYAVAHTYHELIFQQVESQEMAKPKGLFTDCQQVASLLKTRVFTNPVGELVNMNHKENQCAKYDIFIIWNFPNGLGLKVKIGSYFPCLQQSQHLHISEDWEWVTGETLVPSSVCSETCTAGFRKSHQKQTANCCFDCVQCQENEIANDTDMEQCVRCPDDSYANLEQTECLQRVVTFLAYEDPLGMALGCMALSFSAITILVLVTFVKYRDTPIVKANNRILSYILLISLVFCFLCSLLFIGHPNQATCILQQATFAIFFTVAISTVLAKTITVVTAFKLTTPGRRIRKMMIKGATNLLIPICTLIQLVLCAIWLVTSPPFIDRDIQSEHGKVIIICNKGSVTAFHFVLGYLSSLALGSFTVAFLARNLPDRFNEAKFLTFSMLVFYSVWITFLPVYHSTRGKVMVIVEVFSILASSAGLLGCIFFQKCYVLLVRPDLNVLQK; translated from the exons ATGGTCTCCTTGATGTTTCATTTTGAATGGACTTGGATAGGACTGATCATCACAGATGATGACCAAGGTATTCAGTTTCACTCagacttgagagaagaaatgcaaaggcatgcgatctgtttagcttttgtgatTATGATCCCAGAAAGCATTAAGTTATACAACACAAAGTTTAAGATATATGACCAACAACTTATGACATCTTCTGCAAAGGTTACTATCATTTATGGCAAAATGATCTCCACTCTAGAACTCAACTTTGCAAGATGGACATATTTAGTTGCACGGAGAATCTGGATCACAACCTCAAAATTGGATGTCATCACATATGATAAAGATTTCAGCCTTGATTTCTTCCACGGGACTGTCATTTTTGCCCACCACCACAATGACATCGCTACATTTAGAAATTTTATGCAAATAATAAACACATCCAAGTATCCAGTAGATATTTCTCAGTCTATGGGGCAGTGGAATCATTTTAACTGTTCAATctcaaagaacaagaagaaaatggatttttttatgtTGAAAAACCCAATGGAATGGTTAACACAGCACACATTTGACATGGTCCTGAGTGAAGAAGGTTACAATTTGTAtaatgctgtgtatgctgtggcccacACCTATCACGAACTCATTTTTCAACAAGTAGAGTCTCAGGAAATGGCCAAACCCAAAGGACTATTCACTGACTGTCAGCAG GTGGCTTCTTTGCTTAAAACTAGGGTATTTACTAACCCTGTTGGAGAGCTGGTGAACATGAATCATAAGGAAAATCAGTGTGCCAAGtatgacattttcatcatttggaattttccaaatggccttggattaaaagtgaaaataggaaGCTATTTTCCTTGTTTGCAACAGAGTCAACATCTTCATATATCTGAAGACTGGGAGTGGGTTACAGGAGAAACATTG GTTCCCTCCTCAGTGTGTAGTGAGACATGTACTGCAGGATTCAGAAAAAGTCATCAGAAACAAACAGCCAactgctgctttgattgtgtccaGTGCCAAGAAAATGAGATTGCCAATGATACAG ATATGGAGCAGTGTGTGCGGTGTCCAGATGATTCATATGCCAACTTAGAACAAACCCAGTGCCTCCAAAGAGCGGTGACGTTTCTCGCTTATGAAGATCCATTGGGGATGGCTCTAGGCTGCATGGCCCTGTCCTTTTCAGCCATCACAGTTCTAGTACTAGTcacttttgtgaagtacaggGATACACCCATTGTGAAAGCCAATAACCGTATTCTCAGCTACATCCTGCTCATATCTCtagtcttctgttttctctgctcattGCTCTTCATTGGACATCCCAACCAGGCCACCTGCATCCTGCAGCAGGCCACGTTTGCAATATTTTTCACTGTGGCTATTTCTACTGTGTTGGCCAAAACAATAACTGTGGTCACAGCTTTCAAGCTCACTACTCCAGGGAGAAGGATAAGAAAGATGATGATAAAAGGGGCAACTCACTTGCTCATTCCCATTTGTACCCTAATCCAACTTGTTCTCTGTGCAATCTGGTTGGTGACATCTCCTCCATTTATTGACAGAGATATACAATCTGAACATGGGAAGGTAATCATCATTTGCAACAAAGGCTCAGTCATTGCCTTCCACTTTGTCTTGGGATATTTGGGCTCCTTGGCTCTGGGGagcttcactgtggctttcttggctAGGAACCTTCCTGACAGATTCAATGAGGCCAAGTTCCTAACATTCAGCATGTTGGTGTTCTACAGTGTTtggatcaccttcctccctgtctaccacagcacCAGGGGGAAGGTTATGGTTATTGTGGAGGTTTTCTCCATCTTGGCTTCTAGTGCAGGGTTGCTAGGGTGCATATTTGTCCAAAAGTGTTATGTTCTTTTAGTTCGACCAGATTTAAatgttcttcagaaataa